From Oryza sativa Japonica Group chromosome 4, ASM3414082v1, one genomic window encodes:
- the LOC4337212 gene encoding uncharacterized protein, which translates to MFTDGMSRLAVGVSLMLALSLALFLTIAVLLLADLFCSHLRRRWMRAEEGEALSRRRAKLGLAGTSRAAAGDDDAASVATTATTTTAREALSSTPPFYYAHGVMQAAADTKDLLLAIPKLESAVWRWSPARRSSPSSSSSANSDRFVCISNPVYERGAAPPADVRGDTDTPFETPDASPSPFGITEEVEEEGGEFSPPLSVMRKLPPLGVVACPPPSMGFIDGRPSLGFTDGRPSLTAWSGTVTDTNRASSSSSNLTAHFFSSWSPK; encoded by the coding sequence ATGTTCACCGACGGCATGTCGAGGTTGGCGGTGGGGGTGAGCCTCATGCTGGCGCTCAGCCTCGCGCTGTTCCTCACCATCGCggtgctcctcctcgccgacctcTTCTGCTCCCACCTCCGCAGGCGCTGGATGCgcgcggaggagggggaggcgttGTCCCGGCGGCGCGCGAAGCTCGGGCTGGCGGGGacgtcgcgcgccgccgcgggcgacgacgacgcggcgtcggtggcgacgacggcgaccaccaccaccgcgcgcgAGGCGCTGTCGAGCACCCCGCCGTTCTACTACGCGCACGGCGTcatgcaggcggcggcggacaccaaggacctcctcctcgccatccCCAAGCTGGAGTCCGCCGTGTGGAGGTGGTCGCCGGCCCGgcgctcgtcgccgtcctccagcTCCTCCGCCAACAGCGACCGCTTCGTGTGCATCTCCAACCCGGTGTACGAGCGGGGCGCCGCGCCCCCGGCCGACGTTCGTGGGGACACGGACACGCCATTCGAGACGCCCgacgcctcgccgtcgccatttGGGATCACggaggaggtggaagaagaGGGTGGCGAGTTCTCGCCGCCATTGTCCGTGATGAGGAAGCTGCCGCCATTGGGCGTCGTGGCGTGTCCCCCGCCATCGATGGGTTTCATCGACGGCCGGCCGTCTCTGGGCTTCACCGATGGCCGGCCGTCGCTGACGGCGTGGTCGGGGACGGTCACCGACACCAACcgggcctcctcgtcgtcgtccaatCTCACCGCTCACTTCTTCTCTTCCTGGTCACCCAAGTGA